One Stigmatopora argus isolate UIUO_Sarg chromosome 12, RoL_Sarg_1.0, whole genome shotgun sequence genomic window carries:
- the LOC144085561 gene encoding BTB/POZ domain-containing protein 2-like encodes MAAGENSGRPPCLNFASPGPLGNSQPSNSIFSMPVSNGGALASAGGAQGATRRSNPQLGPGGADGNGVLTPGAPPGAQGSLQPLAAASSAATGGMSAPASNMATIAASNATQAAAPAATPAAASVLVYREPVYNWQATKSTVKERFAFLFNNEVLSDVHFLVGKGMGVQRIPAHRFVLAVGSAVFDAMFNGGMATTSTEIELPDVEAAAFLALLKFLYSDEVQIGPETVMTTLYTAKKYAVPALEAHCVEFLKKNLRADNAFMLLTQARLFDEPQLASLCLENIDKNTGDALAAEGFTDIDLDTLVAVLERDTLGVREVRLFGAAVRWAEAEAHRQQLQPTPENKRKVLGKALTLIRFPLMTIEEFAAGPAQSSILSDREVVSLFLHFTVNPKPRVEFIDRPRCCLRGKECSITRFGQVESRWGYSGTSDRIRFSVNRRIFVVGFGLYGSIHGPTDYQVNIQIIHTDSNTVLGQNETGFSCDGSANTFRVMFKEPVEILPNVNYTACATLKGPDSHYGTKGMRKITHESSTTGTKTCFTFCYAAGNNNGTSVEDGQIPEVIFYT; translated from the exons ATGGCAGCTGGAGAAAACAGTGGGAGGCCTCCGTGTCTCAATTTCGCCAGCCCCGGTCCTCTAGGAAACAGCCAACCCAGCAACAGCATTTTCTCCATGCCGGTATCCAACGGTGGTGCCCTGGCTTCGGCCGGCGGAGCGCAGGGGGCCACCCGGCGCTCCAACCCGCAGCTGGGGCCTGGCGGTGCAGACGGCAACGGCGTTTTGACCCCCGGGGCTCCACCGGGCGCCCAGGGCTCGCTCCAACCGCTGGCCGCTGCCAGTTCGGCGGCCACCGGAGGCATGTCCGCCCCGGCGTCCAACATGGCAACCATCGCGGCGTCGAACGCAACCCAGGCGGCTGCACCGGCCGCCACTCCGGCTGCTGCGTCGGTGTTAGTGTACCGAGAACCGGTGTACAACTGGCAGGCGACCAAAAGCACCGTGAAAGAGAGATTTGCCTTCCTGTTCAACAACGAAGTGCTGAGTGACGTTCACTTCTTAGTGGGCAAAGGAATGGGGGTTCAGAGGATACCTGCACATCG GTTTGTTCTGGCTGTTGGAAGTGCTGTGTTCGATGCCATGTTCAATGGCGGAATGGCAACGACGTCGACAGAAATCGAACTTCCTGACGTGGAAGCAGCCGCGTTCCTGGCACTGCTAAA GTTTTTGTACTCTGACGAAGTTCAGATTGGGCCAGAGACGGTGATGACCACACTCTATACTGCTAAAAAGTATGCCGTCCCAGCACTGGAGGcacactgtgtggagttccTCAAGAAAAACCTGAGAGCAGACAATGCTTTCATGTTGCTCACGCAG GCACGTTTGTTTGATGAGCCTCAGCTAGCCAGCCTCTGTCTGGAAAACATTGATAAGAACACGGGAGATGCTCTCGCCGCCGAAGGCTTCACAGACATTGATCTCG ATACATTGGTCGCCGTGTTGGAGAGGGACACTTTAGGAGTGCGGGAGGTGCGTTTGTTTGGAGCTGCGGTGCGCTGGGCGGAGGCAGAAGCCCACAGGCAGCAGCTTCAGCCCACCCCGGAAAACAAGCGCAAAGTTCTGGGCAAGGCCCTTACCCTCATCCGCTTCCCACTCATGACGATTGAGGAATTTGCTGCAG GCCCGGCCCAGTCCAGCATCCTATCGGATCGAGAGGTGGTGAGTCTCTTTCTCCACTTTACAGTGAACCCTAAACCTCGCGTGGAGTTCATCGATCGACCTCGTTGCTGCCTACGTGGAAAGGAGTGCAGCATCACGCGCTTTGGACAGGTGGAGAGTCGCTGGGGCTACAGTGGGACTAGCGATCGCATACG ATTCTCGGTAAACAGACGGATATTTGTGGTCGGGTTCGGCTTGTACGGCTCCATACACGGACCGACGGACTACCAAGTCAACATTCAG ATTATTCATACGGACAGCAACACTGTACTGGGCCAGAACGAAACGGGCTTCAGCTGCGACGGGTCTGCCAACACCTTTCGAGTCATGTTCAAAGAACCAGTGGAGATACTGCCCAACGTTAACTACACGGCCTGCGCTACACTTAAG GGCCCCGACTCTCACTACGGGACAAAGGGAATGCGAAAGATAACACACGAGTCATCCACAACCGGCACCAAGACCTGCTTCACCTTCTGCTACGCGGCGGGTAACAACAACGGCACTTCAGTGGAGGACGGACAGATTCCCGAGGTCATCTTCTACACATAG
- the LOC144085560 gene encoding elongation factor 2b, whose translation MVNFTVDQIRAIMDKKSNIRNMSVIAHVDHGKSTLTDSLVSKAGIIASSRAGETRFTDTRKDEQERCITIKSTAISMYYELDEKDLAFIKQSKDGNGFLINLIDSPGHVDFSSEVTAALRVTDGALVVVDCVSGVCVQTETVLRQAIAERIKPVLMMNKMDRALLELQLETDELFRTFQHIVENVNVIISTYGEDEGGPMGNILIDPVIGTVGFGSGLHGWAFTLKQFAEMYVAKFVAKGEAQMSSTERCKKVEDMMKKLWGDRYVDPSTGKFTKTPTGPDGQKYPRSFCQFVLDPIFKVFDAIMNFKKDETAKLIEKLDVKLDAEDKEKEGKPLLKAVMRRWLPAGEALLQMITIHLPSPVTAQKYRCELLYEGPEDDEAAMGVKNCDPKGPLMMYISKMVPTSDKGRFYAFGRVFSGCVSTGQKVRIMGPNFTPGKKEDLYIKPIQRTILMMGRYVEPIEDVPCGNIVGLVGVDQFLVKTGTITTFEQAHNMRVMKFSVSPVVRVAVEAKNPADLPKLVEGLKRLAKSDPMVQCIIEESGEHIIAGAGELHLEICLKDLEEDHAGIPLKKSDPVVSYRETVTEESDHMCLSKSPNKHNRLFMKSRPFPDGLAEDIEKGDVTARQELKARARYLADKYEWEVTEARKIWCFGPDGSGPNLLVDVTKGVQYLNEIKDSVVAGFQWATKEGVLCEENMRAVRFDIHDVTLHADAIHRGGGQIIPTARRVLYACQLTAQPRLMEPVYLVEIQCPEAVVGGIYGVLNRKRGHVFEESQVMGTPIFVVKAYLPVNESFGFTADLRSNTGGQAFPQCVFDHWQILQGDPKDPNSKPSQVVAEIRKRKGLKEGIPPLENYLDKL comes from the exons GGCCATCTCCATGTACTACGAGCTGGACGAGAAGGACTTGGCCTTCATCAAGCAGTCCAAGGACGGAAACGGCTTCCTCATCAACCTCATCGATTCTCCAGGTCACGTCGACTTCTCCTCCGAAGTCACGGCGGCCCTGAGGGTGACCGACGGAGCTCTGGTGGTGGTGGACTGCGTCTCTG GCGTGTGCGTGCAGACCGAGACCGTCCTGCGGCAGGCCATTGCCGAGCGTATCAAACCGGTTTTGATGATGAACAAAATGGACCGAGCGTTGCTGGAACTTCAGCTGGAGACGGATGAGCTCTTCAGGACTTTCCAGCATATCGTAGAAAACGTCAACGTCATTATTTCTACCTATGGAGAGGATGAAGGCGGACCCATGGGCAACATCTTG attGACCCTGTTATTGGTACAGTTGGCTTCGGTTCTGGCCTGCACGGCTGGGCTTTCACATTGAAGCAGTTTGCTGAGATGTATGTGGCCAAGTTTGTTGCTAAAGGAGAAGCTCAGATGAGTTCGACAGAAAGGTGTAAGAAAGTCGAAGACATGATGAAGAAATTGTGGGGAGACAG ATATGTTGATCCAAGTACTGGCAAATTCACCAAAACACCCACAGGTCCTGATGGCCAGAAGTACCCTCGCTCTTTTTGCCAGTTTGTTTTGGACCCCATCTTTAAG GTGTTTGACGCCATCATGAATTTTAAGAAGGACGAGACGGCCAAACTCATCGAAAAGTTGGATGTCAAGCTGGACGCAGAGGACAAGGAGAAGGAGGGGAAACCCTTACTGAAAGCGGTGATGCGTCGTTGGCTGCCAGCGGGAGAGGCCCTCCTTCAGATGATCACCATCCACCTTCCCTCGCCCGTTACCGCCCAAAAATACAGATGTGAGCTCCTCTACGAAGGCCCGGAAGACGACGAAGCTGCCATGG GTGTTAAGAATTGCGATCCCAAAGGTCCTTTAATGATGTATATCTCCAAGATGGTCCCAACCAGTGACAAGGGTCGCTTTTATGCATTTGGCCGTGTGTTTTCTGGATGTGTGTCGACTGGCCAGAAGGTGCGCATCATGGGGCCAAACTTCacacctggaaaaaaagaagatctTTACATCAAACCCATCCAAAG GACTATCTTGATGATGGGCAGATATGTGGAGCCTATTGAAGATGTTCCATGTGGCAACATTGTTGGTCTTGTTGGAGTCGACCAGTTCCTGGTGAAGACTGGGACCATCACCACTTTTGAACAA GCCCACAACATGAGGGTCATGAAGTTCAGTGTTAGTCCTGTCGTCAGAGTCGCGGTGGAGGCCAAGAATCCCGCCGACTTGCCCAAACTGGTGGAGGGTCTGAAGCGCTTGGCCAAGTCGGACCCCATGGTGCAGTGCATCATCGAAGAGTCTGGGGAGCACATCATTGCAGGGGCGGGCGAGTTGCACTTGGAGATCTGCCTGAAGGACTTGGAGGAGGACCACGCTGGCATTCCGCTCAAA aaatcaGACCCAGTGGTGTCCTACAGAGAAACGGTGACAGAGGAATCCGACCACATGTGCCTCTCCAAGTCTCCCAACAAGCACAATCGTCTCTTCATGAAGTCTCGTCCTTTCCCGGACGGCCTGGCCGAAGACATCGAGAAGGGCGACGTCACGGCGCGTCAGGAGCTCAAAGCTCGCGCGCGTTACCTGGCGGACAAGTACGAGTGGGAGGTAACCGAAGCCAGGAAGATCTGGTGCTTCGGTCCCGACGGAAGCGGGCCCAACTTGCTCGTCGACGTGACCAAGGGGGTCCAGTACCTCAACGAGATTAAGGACAGCGTGGTGGCTGGTTTCCAGTGGGCGACCAAAGAG GGCGTGCTGTGCGAGGAGAACATGCGCGCCGTCCGTTTCGACATTCACGACGTGACGCtacacgccgacgccatccaCCGCGGCGGAGGACAGATCATTCCCACGGCTCGCAGGGTCCTCTACGCCTGCCAGCTTACGGCTCAGCCACGTCTCATGGAGCCGGTTTACCTGGTAGAGATTCAG TGTCCGGAAGCAGTGGTGGGCGGGATCTACGGCGTTCTAAACAGGAAACGAGGCCATGTCTTCGAGGAGTCCCAAGTGATGGGAACACCTATATTTGTGGTGAAAGCTTACTTGCCTGTCAATGAATCTTTTG GATTCACCGCTGATCTTCGCAGCAACACTGGCGGCCAAGCCTTTCCGCAGTGTGTGTTTGACCACTGGCAAATTCTCCAAGGTGACCCCAAAGATCCCAACAGCAAACCCTCCCAAGTTGTGGCTGAAATTAGGAAGCGCAAAGGTCTCAAGGAGGGCATCCCACCCCTGGAAAACTACCTGGACAAATTGTAA